One region of Marispirochaeta aestuarii genomic DNA includes:
- a CDS encoding NAD(P)H-dependent flavin oxidoreductase has protein sequence MQNLRLDTAFSSLKKLASDLSESVPVKGILQKLNQLSLPRFDWPSFRIGDLTARIPVVQGGMGVGISLSGLASAVASEGGIGIIAANAIGMLEPDYFKDGRAANLRALRREIRSAREKSDGILGVNIMVAVNDFHELLDVAIEEKVDLVFMGAGLPIKNIPVEKMRAAGVKAVPIISSARAAEMIFKMWKKIYNDVPDALVFEGPKAGGHLGFSEEQIDDPAFQLESIVPQVVEAVRPYEKEFQRRIPVIAGGGIFTGEDIHGALELGASAVQMGTRFVATHECDADAAFKEAYVQCSAEDIGLIQSPVGMPGRAIRNSFIEDSEAGRRPSFKCAWQCLASCKAEKARYCISIALNNARRGKLNQGFVFAGSNAYRVEKILSVAALMGELAEGFRQTARSKVAGRIEAAVAEIQDLRAQYESMRLQFQDFQTAIMDRFSQVLPLIRA, from the coding sequence GTGCAAAATCTGCGTTTAGATACTGCTTTTTCTTCTCTAAAAAAACTCGCTTCGGACCTGTCCGAATCCGTCCCCGTCAAGGGTATTCTGCAAAAGCTTAATCAGCTGTCCCTGCCCCGTTTCGACTGGCCCTCTTTCCGGATAGGCGACCTCACCGCCAGAATTCCTGTGGTTCAGGGTGGAATGGGAGTGGGAATCTCCCTCTCCGGACTGGCATCGGCGGTAGCCAGCGAGGGAGGCATCGGCATAATCGCAGCCAATGCCATCGGCATGCTGGAGCCCGACTACTTCAAGGATGGTCGTGCCGCCAACCTGCGGGCCCTTCGCCGGGAGATCCGCAGCGCCCGGGAAAAGAGCGACGGCATACTCGGCGTAAACATCATGGTAGCGGTCAACGATTTTCATGAGCTCCTGGATGTCGCCATTGAAGAGAAGGTTGACCTGGTCTTCATGGGTGCAGGGCTGCCGATAAAGAATATACCCGTCGAGAAGATGCGGGCCGCCGGGGTCAAGGCTGTCCCCATAATCAGTTCCGCCAGAGCAGCGGAGATGATTTTTAAAATGTGGAAGAAGATCTACAACGATGTTCCTGATGCCCTGGTCTTCGAGGGGCCGAAAGCCGGCGGGCACCTTGGTTTCAGCGAGGAGCAGATCGATGATCCCGCTTTTCAGCTGGAGTCTATCGTACCGCAGGTTGTGGAGGCTGTCCGGCCTTACGAGAAGGAGTTTCAGCGCCGAATACCGGTTATTGCCGGCGGAGGCATCTTTACCGGAGAAGATATACACGGGGCCCTGGAGCTGGGGGCTTCCGCCGTTCAGATGGGAACCCGCTTTGTAGCCACCCACGAATGCGACGCCGATGCGGCATTCAAAGAGGCGTATGTACAGTGCAGCGCGGAGGATATTGGACTGATCCAGAGCCCCGTAGGCATGCCGGGCAGGGCAATACGAAACAGCTTTATTGAGGACTCCGAAGCAGGGCGCAGGCCATCCTTTAAATGCGCCTGGCAGTGCCTCGCCAGCTGCAAGGCGGAGAAAGCCCGGTACTGCATATCCATTGCCCTTAATAATGCCCGGCGGGGAAAGTTGAACCAAGGCTTTGTTTTCGCCGGATCCAACGCATATCGTGTGGAGAAAATACTCTCCGTTGCCGCCCTTATGGGAGAGCTTGCAGAAGGTTTCAGACAGACAGCCCGCAGCAAAGTCGCCGGCCGTATCGAAGCCGCCGTCGCTGAGATCCAGGACCTTCGGGCCCAGTACGAGAGCATGCGTCTTCAGTTTCAGGATTTTCAGACCGCCATTATGGACCGCTTCAGTCAGGTACTGCCTCTTATACGGGCCTGA
- the fabF gene encoding beta-ketoacyl-ACP synthase II: protein MKHANDIVVTGIGAITSIGNTREAFWENLIAGRSGADTIHAFNPAGFGSTIACEVKDFNPQDLMDKRRAKRMARFSQLAVCTALAAWEDAGLDLEKEDPARIASLVSSGAGDYEHIEIQHQTLLDKGPLKGHPLVVPKIIPNMAAGNVAIELGIHGPCFGAVSACATGAHTLALGAQLLQLNKADVIVAGGAESTITPLAVDAYACMKVLSTRNHEPQRASRPFDADRDGFVIGEGSAVLILERRDRAQKRGARIYATLAGTGMTADAHSIAAPDTEGRWAAEAMKTAMREAGLNPEDVDYINAHGTSTRANDSTETKAIKSALGDSARKTPVSSTKSMIGHTLGAAGALEAAATVLALYNGVLPPTINLENPDPECDLDYIPNEARSVKIRAALSNSFGFGGQNGVLAFRAE, encoded by the coding sequence ATGAAACACGCGAATGATATTGTTGTTACAGGGATAGGCGCCATTACGTCAATCGGAAACACCCGGGAGGCCTTCTGGGAAAATCTGATTGCCGGAAGATCCGGCGCGGACACCATACACGCTTTCAATCCTGCGGGCTTTGGCAGCACCATCGCCTGTGAGGTAAAGGATTTCAATCCCCAGGATTTGATGGACAAAAGACGGGCCAAGAGGATGGCGCGTTTCAGCCAGCTCGCAGTCTGTACCGCCCTTGCGGCCTGGGAAGACGCGGGGCTGGACCTGGAAAAGGAAGACCCTGCCCGTATCGCTTCTCTTGTCAGCAGCGGGGCCGGGGATTATGAGCATATCGAAATTCAGCACCAGACGCTTCTCGATAAAGGGCCGCTCAAAGGACATCCCCTTGTGGTGCCCAAAATAATTCCGAATATGGCTGCCGGGAACGTCGCGATTGAACTTGGCATCCATGGTCCCTGCTTCGGGGCTGTCTCGGCCTGCGCCACCGGAGCGCACACCCTTGCCCTGGGAGCCCAGCTGCTGCAGCTGAACAAAGCGGATGTAATCGTTGCCGGAGGCGCAGAATCCACCATAACCCCCCTGGCAGTGGACGCCTACGCCTGCATGAAGGTCCTGTCCACCAGAAATCATGAACCGCAGCGGGCCAGCCGTCCTTTTGACGCAGATCGGGACGGCTTCGTCATCGGAGAAGGTTCCGCGGTACTTATACTTGAACGAAGAGACCGGGCCCAAAAACGGGGCGCCCGAATCTATGCCACCCTGGCCGGTACCGGAATGACCGCCGACGCCCATTCCATTGCGGCGCCCGATACCGAAGGCCGCTGGGCCGCTGAGGCCATGAAAACGGCAATGCGTGAGGCAGGACTGAATCCTGAGGACGTGGATTATATAAACGCCCATGGAACATCCACCCGGGCCAATGATTCCACAGAAACAAAGGCCATCAAATCCGCCCTGGGGGACTCCGCAAGGAAAACTCCCGTCAGTTCAACAAAATCCATGATCGGCCACACCCTCGGAGCCGCAGGAGCGCTTGAAGCCGCAGCAACCGTTCTGGCCCTGTATAATGGGGTCCTGCCTCCCACTATAAACCTGGAGAATCCCGACCCCGAGTGCGATCTTGACTATATTCCCAACGAGGCCCGTTCGGTTAAAATCCGGGCAGCCCTCTCTAACTCCTTCGGTTTTGGCGGACAGAACGGTGTACTCGCCTTCAGGGCGGAATAA
- the betB gene encoding betaine-aldehyde dehydrogenase, which produces MAKELKYTGKTKMYINGEWVDSVSGNMREIVYPCTGEVITKVTEGSAEDVTLAVDAARSAFDLGEWPGTPAAERGRLIERLADKVEENRESLARLESLDTGKTVEESRWDMDDIAGIFRYFGQLADKEGGEIIQSPNPNTSSLVVREPVGVAAQISPWNYPLLQASWKIAPALAAGCTIVMKPSEITPFTTIRITELAEEVGFPKGVINLVLGAGDTVGSEMTTNPGVDLVSFTGGIVTGKKILKAAADTVKKVALELGGKNPNIIFADADFDTAVDFALNGVFFHAGQICSAGSRILVEEPIREKFTAELKRRIKNIRIGDAFDPETQMGPLISEEHRNKVKSYIDLAKKEGASIVCGGTEPENPPDKGGYYYLPTLISDVHNDMRLAKEEIFGPVITIESFSTEEEAVTRANDTIYGLSAGVWTRDQDRAQRVSSRLRAGTVWINDFNVYFVQAPWGGYKQSGSGRELGKVGLEEYTEIKHIYQNYANEPINWFGT; this is translated from the coding sequence ATGGCAAAAGAGCTTAAATATACCGGTAAAACAAAAATGTACATAAACGGAGAATGGGTAGATTCCGTCTCCGGAAACATGAGAGAAATTGTCTATCCCTGCACGGGAGAAGTAATTACGAAAGTAACGGAGGGCAGCGCAGAAGATGTTACACTGGCTGTCGATGCTGCCCGATCAGCCTTTGACCTGGGAGAATGGCCCGGCACTCCTGCTGCCGAACGGGGCCGTCTCATTGAAAGACTTGCGGATAAAGTCGAAGAAAACCGGGAAAGCCTCGCCCGCCTGGAGAGCCTCGATACGGGTAAAACCGTTGAAGAGAGCCGCTGGGACATGGACGACATAGCCGGCATATTCCGCTACTTCGGTCAATTGGCAGACAAGGAAGGGGGAGAAATCATCCAGTCCCCCAACCCCAACACCTCCAGCCTGGTTGTACGGGAACCCGTCGGCGTAGCGGCACAGATATCGCCATGGAATTATCCCCTTCTTCAGGCCTCATGGAAGATTGCGCCGGCCCTGGCCGCGGGTTGCACAATCGTTATGAAACCCAGCGAAATAACCCCATTTACCACCATCAGAATTACAGAACTCGCCGAAGAGGTCGGATTCCCCAAAGGAGTAATCAACCTTGTGCTCGGTGCGGGCGACACTGTGGGCTCGGAGATGACCACCAATCCGGGAGTGGATCTTGTCTCTTTTACCGGGGGCATCGTTACCGGCAAAAAGATCCTCAAGGCCGCAGCCGATACGGTCAAGAAGGTGGCCCTTGAACTGGGCGGGAAGAATCCCAACATCATCTTCGCCGACGCGGACTTTGATACCGCGGTGGATTTCGCCCTGAATGGCGTGTTTTTTCATGCCGGACAGATATGTTCAGCAGGTTCACGAATTCTGGTGGAAGAACCCATTCGAGAAAAATTCACCGCCGAACTTAAACGGCGGATAAAAAATATACGAATCGGAGATGCCTTTGACCCGGAAACCCAGATGGGTCCCCTGATCTCCGAAGAGCACCGGAACAAGGTGAAGAGCTATATCGATCTGGCGAAGAAGGAAGGAGCCTCGATTGTCTGCGGCGGTACGGAACCGGAGAACCCGCCTGATAAAGGAGGGTACTACTACCTCCCCACCCTGATAAGCGATGTGCACAACGACATGCGCCTGGCCAAGGAGGAGATCTTCGGGCCGGTCATCACCATAGAATCCTTCTCTACCGAAGAGGAAGCGGTCACCCGGGCCAACGACACCATCTACGGCCTCTCCGCCGGCGTCTGGACCAGAGACCAGGACCGGGCCCAGCGGGTTTCCTCCCGGCTCAGGGCAGGAACCGTCTGGATAAACGACTTTAATGTCTATTTCGTTCAGGCTCCCTGGGGCGGATACAAACAGTCCGGCAGCGGTCGGGAACTAGGAAAGGTCGGCCTGGAGGAGTATACCGAGATAAAACATATCTATCAGAACTATGCCAACGAACCGATCAACTGGTTCGGCACCTGA
- a CDS encoding SDR family NAD(P)-dependent oxidoreductase, giving the protein MSERFLEGRVALVTGGASGMGRAMALAFAKAGADVSIGSLLSNRRETKADGELVNMPGSEEMDRTKKEIESFGVRALAVELDVTSTESCENFYAETVKAFGKVDILANAAGITAEHGVVDHPEGLWLKVMDVNANGPFRMSKLCLPGMMERKWGRIITISSTAGNVGAPMSPAYCASKAAVLGMTRAMALEGAEQGVTANAICPGWVETDFGRDWISDIAEKQMNMKGDELIAQEAGNNPQKRLIKPEEIGATALFLTSDGAYGINGQDITVSGGSLW; this is encoded by the coding sequence ATGAGTGAACGATTTCTTGAAGGACGGGTAGCTCTGGTTACCGGGGGCGCTTCCGGTATGGGACGCGCCATGGCACTGGCATTTGCAAAAGCAGGCGCGGACGTTTCAATCGGGTCCCTCCTTTCAAATCGCAGGGAGACCAAAGCCGACGGAGAGCTTGTGAACATGCCGGGGTCCGAAGAGATGGACCGGACAAAGAAAGAGATCGAGTCCTTCGGTGTCCGGGCACTGGCGGTTGAGCTTGATGTAACATCCACAGAATCCTGTGAGAATTTCTACGCGGAAACCGTAAAGGCCTTCGGCAAGGTCGACATCCTCGCCAACGCCGCCGGTATAACCGCCGAGCACGGTGTCGTGGATCATCCGGAAGGTCTCTGGCTCAAGGTTATGGACGTAAACGCCAACGGTCCTTTCCGCATGAGCAAACTCTGCCTTCCGGGCATGATGGAACGCAAATGGGGACGCATAATAACAATCTCTTCCACCGCCGGAAACGTCGGAGCCCCCATGTCTCCAGCATACTGTGCCTCAAAGGCGGCAGTCCTGGGTATGACCCGCGCCATGGCCCTTGAGGGAGCGGAACAGGGTGTTACCGCCAACGCCATCTGCCCAGGCTGGGTCGAGACCGATTTTGGACGGGACTGGATCTCCGACATTGCTGAAAAACAGATGAACATGAAGGGTGATGAACTGATTGCCCAGGAAGCGGGCAATAACCCCCAGAAGAGGCTGATCAAGCCGGAAGAAATCGGGGCAACCGCACTGTTTCTGACCAGCGACGGTGCATACGGAATTAATGGCCAGGACATTACGGTATCCGGAGGTTCCCTGTGGTAA